The genome window TACCAGGCTTCTGCACTATGCCGACCGACAAGGGGAGCATCCGGAGCACGTGCTGGACGAAAAGAGCCGCGAGTTCACAACCCCCGAGTGGACGTGCTCGCGTGGGCCGGCGGCCTGCCGGGGTCGCTGGCCCAGGAACGGTTCGGAGGCTCACGGCCTACCAATCCAGCCCCGGGAGGTTTCCGGGCGCCGCTTGTGTTTGCGTCGACGGGTCTACACTTTCTCCCAGCCATTCTTTCCGGAAGGAGCCCTCCAATGGCGGTAAAGCTGGTTCACGTGTCGGATCTTTCCGGCCGCATGGGCGAAGCCGAGGAGTTCGGTCAGCTCATCGTGCGCCAACATCCTGCCTTCGCCGAAGGGCCGATCAGGCTGGAACTCCTCCCAGACGAGCTCGGTGAACTGCCCGAGAGCACACAATACGTGCAAGTGGAGTACATCCCACCGGGCGAGCGGTCGGGACAACACCTCACCCTGACCCTCGAGCAGTTCAACACGCTGGCGCCGAGCCAGGACATGCAGGCGATCTTGCTGCGGGCCATCGCCGAAGCCCACCAGGCCCGCGCGACGCAAGCGCCGGCACCCAGACGCCGGGGGCGTCCACGCAGGGCCGAGGCGGCCGGCGCGGACGGCCAGCCGCAGAAGGTCAACTACGCCACGCTCGAGCACGCTGGTGAGCCCCACCGGGGGCGCATCACCGCGGCAGAGAAGGAGCTGGTGCGCGACAACCTGAGCGCGATCAACCAGCGCCTGCGGGAGCGGGGCAAGCGGGAGATCGACCCGAGCGACCCAGAGATGCAAGAGCGGTACGGACTCAGTCCATCGGTCGCCTGACGCGCGGTTGCAGCTACCGCAGAGGCCGCGTGGCGCAGAGACGATTATGCAGTCGTCTTTTCTCGTCCGTGCGTCTTGCGGCCTCTCTGTGTTTGACAGCCAACTGTGGACCAATCGCGTACAGTGAGCTGGGTCGGTTGGAATTGGTTCCAAATCCAGGCCGCCATCTCGGTAGGCGACCGCTGGGATGCGGCGGAGTGGCGCCAGGAATCCGGTAGGTCCGCGCAGCGGCCAGCCGCGGAGCCATCGGCGCTGCTCAGCCGGCGAAGTGGGGGAGGCAGGGCCTCGGCAAAGTGCGGGCTTGTCTAGTTGGTGATGGTCGGGTGAGTGGGCCGGGTAGATGTGGAGCAGGCACGGCTCCCCGCGATCATGGCGTCAGCATGCGCACCGCGCGGCGGCGCATTTCCGCGCTGCTCACCCGGCTGGACGCGTCGAGCCGGTTCCAGGCCGGTGCCGAGGCCGCCCGGCGCGGGCTGGTGTGAGCGGTCCGGACCCCGCGGGCGGGTGCCAGTCCTACGCGCGGACGTGCAGCGAGTCGATGACGACCTGGCAGCCGGCCCGGACGAGGTCGGGCTCGGCCTGCTCCCAACAGCCCACCCTGACGTCGTCGTTGTTGGGTAGCACGCCCAGCACCTGGGTGCTGGGCGGCTGCGCGACCGGCGAGGTGACCGCGTCCATGTGTATCTGCACGAACCGCACGCCGTCGACGGTGAAGTACCTGGCGCGGCCTCCCGCGCTGAACGCGGGATCGAGGAGCAGCCGCGAGATGTCACCTTCCGGGGCGTGCGGGTCCGGCGTCGCGACAATCACCGTGACGGCGTCGCCGAGATCGCCCGCGGCTCCGCCCGGCGGGCGGAAGGACACGCAACCGCTGCTGCAGCTGGGGCAGGCCTCGCGCCGCCACCCCTTGGGCGCCCGGAACGTGACCTGCCCGTCTCGAAGGGAGACGGTGTTCCCGGGGCGGACGTGCGCCGGGGCCTGCGCGCGCCACAGGTAGACCGCCGCCCCGCCGGCGACCACGACCGTCGCCACGCCCGCGACCACCCACCGTCGAAGATGCATGGCGCAGTCAACCACCCCGGGATAGCAGTGTGGTCACGCCGGTGCGGCTTCCCCCACAACGCCGTCAGCAGGTGCTGGCCGGCCAGGGCCTCGGCAAAAAGTGCTGGCGTGTCGGGTTTCAGGGGCTTGTGATGCCCAGCAGGGGCAGGAGTCGGGTGGCGTCGCGGGCGTTGCGGCGCAGCGCGGCGGCGAGGTTGCGGTCGCCGTGGGCGCGCAGGATGCCGCTGGCTGGGGTTGCGCAGGCTGGCCATGGCCCGTGGGGTGGCGCCGGTGCGGATCTGGGAGGCGTCCTCGGCGAAGGTGGTGTCGCGGAGGTGGTGCAGCGCCTCGATGCCCCAATGCCCGCGGATCCAGTCGGCCAGGCGGGCGGGGCTGGCCTGGGCGGCGGTGCGGCTGGTGACCGCGTACACGGTCACGGTGCGCCAGCGCCGACCGGCAAGCGGCCGGACCCGGCGGGTGCTGCGGATCGCCTGGGTGGCGTGGGGGAGTCGAGGCCGGCAGCTGGGACGGTGGTGACCTGGAGCCGGCGGGTCTCGACGCGGCCGTGGCCGCGGTCGCGGGTGTGGTCGGCGACGGGGATCTCGCGCCATGGCAGGCGTCGCAGCTGCTGGTGCAGGGTGGGCTGGTTGGCCTTCACGATCAGGACGTAGGCTGCCTCCTTTTCGGTGACCAGCCAGTCGGCGTGCTCGCGTTGGGTGTGGAGCGCGTCGGCGGTGACCACGGTGTCGGTAAGGTCCAGACGGTCCAGCAGCGGCCGGAACCGGGCGATCTCGTTGGTGGTGGGGTCGACATCGGTCTGCCCCAGGATCGCGCGGGTGGTGTGGTCCATGACCGCCAGCAGGTGCACCTGCCCGTGGCCGTGGTGGCCGCTGCCGCGCAGGGTCTTGCCGTCGATGGCGACCGCCCGGCGCGGCGAGCGGGCCGGCGGTGGCGGGTTCGCCGGTCGGGGTGGCGGCCGGGCAGCCAGCCAGGCACCGATGGCACGGTCCAGCGCGTCGGCGTCGATGCGGGCCAGCACGCGGCGCACGGTGGCCTCGCCGGGTGGCCGCCAGGCGCCGGTCAGGGGGTCGCGGCGCACCCCGAGCGCCGCCAACACCTGGCAGGGCGCGTCGCTGGCCCACTCACCGATCGCGGCCAGGGAGCTGGCGCCGGCCACCACCGCGGCCACGGCCACGGCCAGCACCGCGCCCAGCGTGTGCCGTCGGCCGCGCCGGTGCCGAAGGTCGGGGATCTGGACCAGGTAGTCGAGCAGGTCACGGTACTGCTCGGGTGCCAGCGCGGCAGGCGCGTCCCGCCGGTGGGCAGCGGCAGGAATGGGGGATGATGAAAAGGCAGGCACGGCGGTCCGGAGGGTCATGGGCTTCGACAACCCACAGGATCGCCGGGAGCCGTGCCTGTTCTACATCCAGCCCGACCCACTCACCCGACCGTCACCAGCCAGACAAGCCCGCACTATGCCGAGGCCCTGGGGGTCGACCGGCAGCGTGCCCGGCGATCGGGTGAATCCGCAGCGGCGCCGGATCCGTACTACAAGCGTCGAAGGCTCACGGCCGGCGGTGCCTCCGCCAACGCTGCCAACCTGCCTGCCGGGGGAGGCGGTCCGTGGGTGAGCTCAGACGGGAGGAGGTCGCATGACCCGTGGCGTCCGTAGAACGTTCGTTCCGTTGGTGGCGCTGGCGTTGGTGCTGGGGTCGGCCGCGACAGCTCACGCGGCGGCGTACACCTTCACCAAAGTAGCGGACAGCGTCCGGGACAATTTCAATCCGAATAGCTTTGCGTGTTCTTCGCTCAACAACCGAGGAGACGTCGCGTTCAGAGCGGGGCGTACGTCACCCGACGGGCTCAATTCGTTCGACGGCATCTACCGGGCGAACGCAAACGGAACGCTGACGACCATCGCCGAAGACCCGGACCGGGCCAAGTTCGGCTTCCTGGGCAACAATCCATCGATGAACGACCTTGGTGACGTCTCGTTCGCGGCGAACCTGGCGCCGGGCCTCGAGGAAGCCATCTTGCGGGGGGACGGCAAGAAACTGACCACCATCGCCACGACGACGAAGGGGTTCAATTTCTTCGGCTTCGATACCTCCGTCAACAACAGCGGCGAGGTTGTGTTCAAGGGAGAGCTCGACAACTTCGCCGAAGGGCTCTTCTCGGGCTCCGGAGGCAAGGTCATCACGCACTACCTCAATTCGGCCGACGCCTCCCTCGACGGACGGCCAGTGCGGTTTGGCGGCAATGACTCCCGCCCGTCCCTCAACAACCTCGGCGACATCGCCTTCGACGAGACGATCCAGCCAAACTTCGACTCAGGGATCTTCGCGGGAAGGGCGGGCACGTTCAGGACGATCGCGGCACCTGACCCCAACGCCTTCGTCGAGAAGCCGATGTTCAACGACGGGGGAACCGCAGCCTTCTACCGGTCATTCACCGACGCGACCGGGCAGTTCGTCACCGCGATCGTGACCGGCAGCGGGGGCCCGCTGACGACCGTTGCCGACAGCGCGGGGCCGTTCGGCTCCTTCGGCTTCAGGCCTGCGTCGATCAACGACAACGGCGACGTCGCCTTCCTCGCCAACCTCGATGATTTCCCCCCGACTACCGGCATCTTCGTGGGTCCCCGCGTCGTCCAGGACCGCGTGATCGAAACCGGCGACAAGCTGGACGGTGCGACAGTTACAGGTCTGCGCTTCTGTGAGGAAGGCCTCAACGACGCCCGGGAGCTGGCGTTCATCGCCGACTTGGCAGATCCCAGTGCCCCGAACGGTCTCCGCACGGCAGTCTTTCGCGCCACCCCGCGGCGCTAGCACGAACCGCCGCAGGACACAGCAGGAGGGAAGCGATGAAGCTCAGGGCTTCGCTGGCCGTTGCCGCCGTGGTCCTCATGGGCGCGGTGCTGGTAGGCACGCCCGTCCAGGCGGGCGCCCAAGCGGCGCCGGCCGGCCCGACCATGCTCGATCCGAGCCTCACGGTCAGGACGGTCGTCTCGGGCCTCACGACGCCGACCAGCATCGCCTTTCTCGGGCCCAGCGACCTGCTGGTGCTCGAGAAGAACACCGGGAAGGTGCTCCGCGTGACAGGCGGCGTCGTCCAGGGCGTCGTGCTCGACCTGTCGGTCAACTTCGCCTCCGAGCGCGGCCTGCTGGGGATCGCGCTGCACCCCGACTTCCCTGCCAACCCTGGCGTCTACCTGTACTGGAGCTGCCGCAGCACGGCGCTGCCGGCCGATTCGTTCTTCCCGGACGAGCAGCGGTGCCTGGACGCCAACATGTCCGGACCGGACACCAGCGACATCCTGCAGGTGCCACTGCTCGGCAACCGGGTCGACCGGTTCGTCTGGAACAACTCCACCCTGACGTTCGACCGCAACCTGCTCATGCTGCGCTCGTTCCAGAACGACGGGGCGCCCCAGCCGCCCAACCAGGGGGACCAGGCCCAGCCCCCGCGCGGCAACCACGACGGCGGCGTGCTCGCCTTCGGGCCCGACCGCAAGCTCTACGTGATCTTCGGGGACAACGGCCGCCGCGGCCAGCTGCAGAACCTCGCCGCAGGACCGACGCCCCCGACCGCCGACGACCAGTTCGGCGGGCCCGAGCCGGACGACGCGCACCTGACCGGGGTGGTGCTGCGCCTGAACGACGACGGCTCGGCGCCGTCCGACAACCCCTTCTTCGCCGCGGGCGCCTCCCGCGGCGGCGAGGTCGGCGCCAACATCCAGAAGATCTTCGCCTACGGCGTGCGCAACAGCTTCGGGATGGCCTTCGACCCCATCTCCGGGAAGCTGTGGGACCAGCAGAACGGCGACGACTCCTTCGACGAGCTCAACCTCGTCGAGCCCGGCACGAACGGGGGTTGGGTGCAGGTGATGGGGCCGGTCTCGCGGCTGTCCCAGTACAAGCAGATCGAGACGACCTTCGGCGCGCAGAACCTCCAGCAGCTGCGCTGGCCGCCGACCAACATCGCCGACACGCCCGCGCAGGCCCTGTCGCGCCTGTTCGTGCTCCCGGGCTCCCACTACAGCGACCCGGAGTTCGCCTGGAAGTGGGCGGTGCCAGCCGCCGCGGTCGGCTTCGTCAAGGGGCGCGGCCTGGGCGCGCAGTTCGAGGGCGACCTGTTCGTCGGGGCGGCGACGCCGCTCACCGTCGGCGGGTACCTGTTCCACTTCAACCTGACCGGCAACCGGAGGCAGATCGCCGTCGACGACCCCCGCCTGGAGGACCGGGTCGCTGACAACAACGCCAAGAACGACCTGACCGAGAGCGAGAGCCTGCTCATCGGACGGGATTTCGGCGTCACGACCGACATCCAGACGGGACCGAACGGCAACCTGTTCGTCGTCTCGGTCTCCAACGGCGCGATCTACGAGATCCTGCGCGCGCGCTAGCCTTCAGCTTGGCGCGTGGGCCTGGTCTGGCGTCGCCCGGGTACGCCGGTGCCCTCCGGCGCTGGGGGATACGGCTTGCCACCGCCCGTATCCCCCTCGTCAGGGTCTCGGCAACGTGCGGGCATGTCTGGTTGATGGGCTGGTGATGCCGAGCAGCGGAGGCTGACCATGGTCCGCGGGGCGTGGCCGGTGCGGACCCGGCAGGCGTCCTCGGCGAAGGTGTATTGCGGAGGTGGTGCAGCGCCTCGATGCCCTGTGCCCCCGGATCCAGTCGGCCAGGCGGGCGGGGCGGCCTTCCGCGGCGGTCAGGCTGGTGACCGCACACCGTCACGGTGCGCCAGCGCCGGCTCCGTAGGGACCGGACCCGGCGGGTGAGGCGCAGCGCCTGGGTGGCGTGGGGGAAGTCCAGGCCCGCGACGGTGGCCACCTGCAGGCAGCGGAGCTCCACGCGGCCGTGGCCGCGGTCGCGGGTGCGGTACTGGGCGGGGATGTCTGGCCAGGGCAGGCGTCGTAGCTGCTGCTAGAGGCTGGGCTGGTTGCGCTTCACGACCAGCAGGTAGGCGGCGTGCTTGGCGATGATCAGCCAGTCGGCGTGCTCGCGTTGGGTGTGGAGTG of Actinomycetes bacterium contains these proteins:
- a CDS encoding ISAs1 family transposase, whose translation is MTLRTAVPAFSSSPIPAAAHRRDAPAALAPEQYRDLLDYLVQIPDLRHRRGRRHTLGAVLAVAVAAVVAGASSLAAIGEWASDAPCQVLAALGVRRDPLTGAWRPPGEATVRRVLARIDADALDRAIGAWLAARPPPRPANPPPPARSPRRAVAIDGKTLRGSGHHGHGQVHLLAVMDHTTRAILGQTDVDPTTNEIARFRPLLDRLDLTDTVVTADALHTQREHADWLVTEKEAAYVLIVKANQPTLHQQLRRLPWREIPVADHTRDRGHGRVETRRLQVTTVPAAGLDSPTPPRRSAAPAGSGRLPVGAGAP
- a CDS encoding choice-of-anchor tandem repeat NxxGxxAF-containing protein encodes the protein MTRGVRRTFVPLVALALVLGSAATAHAAAYTFTKVADSVRDNFNPNSFACSSLNNRGDVAFRAGRTSPDGLNSFDGIYRANANGTLTTIAEDPDRAKFGFLGNNPSMNDLGDVSFAANLAPGLEEAILRGDGKKLTTIATTTKGFNFFGFDTSVNNSGEVVFKGELDNFAEGLFSGSGGKVITHYLNSADASLDGRPVRFGGNDSRPSLNNLGDIAFDETIQPNFDSGIFAGRAGTFRTIAAPDPNAFVEKPMFNDGGTAAFYRSFTDATGQFVTAIVTGSGGPLTTVADSAGPFGSFGFRPASINDNGDVAFLANLDDFPPTTGIFVGPRVVQDRVIETGDKLDGATVTGLRFCEEGLNDARELAFIADLADPSAPNGLRTAVFRATPRR
- a CDS encoding PQQ-dependent sugar dehydrogenase; translation: MKLRASLAVAAVVLMGAVLVGTPVQAGAQAAPAGPTMLDPSLTVRTVVSGLTTPTSIAFLGPSDLLVLEKNTGKVLRVTGGVVQGVVLDLSVNFASERGLLGIALHPDFPANPGVYLYWSCRSTALPADSFFPDEQRCLDANMSGPDTSDILQVPLLGNRVDRFVWNNSTLTFDRNLLMLRSFQNDGAPQPPNQGDQAQPPRGNHDGGVLAFGPDRKLYVIFGDNGRRGQLQNLAAGPTPPTADDQFGGPEPDDAHLTGVVLRLNDDGSAPSDNPFFAAGASRGGEVGANIQKIFAYGVRNSFGMAFDPISGKLWDQQNGDDSFDELNLVEPGTNGGWVQVMGPVSRLSQYKQIETTFGAQNLQQLRWPPTNIADTPAQALSRLFVLPGSHYSDPEFAWKWAVPAAAVGFVKGRGLGAQFEGDLFVGAATPLTVGGYLFHFNLTGNRRQIAVDDPRLEDRVADNNAKNDLTESESLLIGRDFGVTTDIQTGPNGNLFVVSVSNGAIYEILRAR